From a region of the Halodesulfovibrio sp. genome:
- a CDS encoding UDP-glucose/GDP-mannose dehydrogenase family protein, producing MNVCIVGTGYVGLVSAACFAEMGNAITCVDVNPDVVEMLSNGKVHIWEPGLEELVQRNYAEKRLTFTTSLQEGIDKCDVVFITVGTPSSDDGSCDLCYVEQVARQIGAAMTSPKIIVDKSTVPVGTADFVTSLVQEELDKRGESIDFTVVSNPEFLKEGDAVNDFMKPDRVIVGTEDKNAAAALSELYAPFARSREKLIVMGVRSAEMTKYAANCMLATKISFINEVANICERVGADVRDVRTGIGSDSRIGYEFIYPGVGYGGSCFPKDVKALIHTAHQYEYTPELLEAVENVNKRQKKRMAERLVEYFEPQGGVEGKTLALWGIAFKANTDDTREAAALTIIEELTAKGMRIRAFDPVAGEKVKERFADNDLVEIVDEQYEALDGAQALMVVTEWHQFRTPDFDRVKEQLTAPILFDGRNLYNAAAMAEKGFAYFCIGRKED from the coding sequence ATGAACGTTTGTATTGTTGGTACTGGTTATGTTGGTTTGGTAAGCGCTGCATGTTTTGCAGAAATGGGTAACGCAATCACGTGTGTTGATGTTAACCCAGACGTAGTTGAAATGCTCTCTAACGGTAAGGTTCATATTTGGGAACCGGGCTTGGAAGAGCTTGTACAACGCAACTACGCAGAAAAGCGTCTTACTTTTACAACAAGCCTGCAAGAAGGCATTGATAAATGCGATGTTGTATTTATCACTGTAGGAACACCGTCCAGTGATGATGGTTCATGCGACCTTTGCTATGTAGAGCAGGTTGCACGCCAGATTGGTGCGGCGATGACTTCCCCTAAAATTATTGTAGATAAGTCTACAGTACCAGTGGGTACTGCGGATTTTGTTACTTCCCTTGTTCAGGAAGAGCTTGATAAGCGTGGCGAATCTATTGACTTCACAGTTGTTTCTAACCCGGAATTCTTGAAAGAGGGTGATGCGGTTAACGACTTTATGAAGCCGGATCGCGTTATTGTAGGTACTGAAGACAAAAATGCTGCGGCAGCGCTGAGCGAACTGTACGCACCATTTGCCCGTAGCCGTGAAAAGCTAATTGTTATGGGTGTCCGAAGCGCTGAAATGACTAAGTATGCAGCAAACTGCATGCTGGCGACGAAAATTTCCTTCATTAACGAAGTAGCTAATATTTGTGAACGCGTGGGTGCTGATGTACGTGACGTGCGTACAGGTATCGGTTCCGATAGCCGCATTGGGTACGAATTTATTTACCCTGGTGTAGGCTACGGCGGTTCTTGTTTCCCTAAGGATGTGAAAGCACTTATTCATACAGCACATCAGTATGAATACACTCCTGAGTTACTTGAAGCTGTAGAAAACGTGAACAAACGCCAGAAGAAGCGCATGGCAGAGCGTCTTGTTGAGTACTTTGAGCCACAGGGTGGCGTAGAAGGGAAAACATTAGCACTGTGGGGTATTGCTTTTAAAGCAAACACAGACGATACCCGCGAAGCAGCAGCGCTGACTATTATTGAAGAGCTTACTGCGAAAGGTATGCGTATTCGTGCTTTTGATCCGGTAGCAGGTGAGAAAGTAAAAGAGCGTTTTGCAGATAATGACTTAGTTGAAATTGTAGATGAGCAGTATGAAGCACTTGATGGTGCTCAGGCACTGATGGTTGTTACAGAATGGCATCAGTTCCGTACACCGGACTTTGATCGTGTCAAAGAGCAGCTCACTGCACCAATCCTGTTCGATGGACGTAACCTGTATAATGCTGCTGCAATGGCAGAAAAAGGCTTTGCGTACTTCTGCATCGGACGCAAGGAAGATTAG
- a CDS encoding pyridoxine 5'-phosphate synthase, which translates to MPVLVVNVDHVATLRQQRLGIEPEPVTAAHFAELAGARGIIMHLREDRRHIQDRDVELVSRCLNTRFHFEMAATEEMKEIALRLNPYMVCLVPEKREELTTEGGLVVAGREKELHDYLAPIHAAGIKSSLFIEASEKQIDAAHACGVEYIEIHTGHFADAKTPEKMQLERDKIIKGVAYAKRLGLKVNLGHGLNYTNVYEFANVPGISEYSIGHSIISRAVLVGMDRAVREMNEIISTFAE; encoded by the coding sequence ATGCCCGTTTTAGTAGTTAATGTTGACCATGTTGCAACCCTTAGACAGCAACGATTAGGGATTGAACCAGAACCTGTTACAGCTGCACATTTTGCAGAACTTGCAGGCGCACGCGGTATTATAATGCACCTGCGCGAAGATCGCCGTCATATACAGGATCGAGATGTAGAACTTGTTTCCCGCTGCCTAAACACCCGTTTCCATTTTGAGATGGCAGCCACTGAAGAAATGAAAGAGATCGCACTTCGTCTGAATCCGTACATGGTATGTCTGGTTCCGGAAAAACGCGAAGAGCTTACCACAGAAGGTGGTCTCGTTGTTGCCGGACGTGAGAAAGAATTGCATGACTATCTTGCACCAATCCACGCTGCTGGCATTAAATCCAGCCTGTTCATTGAAGCAAGTGAAAAGCAGATTGACGCTGCGCATGCCTGCGGCGTTGAATACATTGAAATTCACACCGGTCACTTTGCAGATGCAAAAACTCCGGAGAAGATGCAGCTTGAACGCGATAAGATTATTAAAGGCGTAGCATACGCAAAACGCCTTGGACTTAAAGTTAATCTCGGTCACGGACTAAACTACACCAACGTATATGAATTTGCGAATGTTCCGGGTATCTCAGAATATTCTATCGGACATTCCATTATTTCCCGCGCTGTTCTTGTCGGTATGGATCGCGCCGTACGTGAAATGAATGAAATTATAAGCACCTTTGCTGAATAA
- a CDS encoding holo-[acyl-carrier-protein] synthase: MIVGLGIDTTELDRIEKALTRHGDRFTSRILHPNELAKLPKHPVAYLAARFAAKEAAVKALGTGFTQGIQFQDIEINSESSGKPVLVLHNKAAEVADTLSATNYHVSLTHGRDTASAVVILESL; the protein is encoded by the coding sequence GTGATTGTCGGACTTGGTATTGATACGACAGAACTCGATCGCATTGAAAAAGCACTTACGCGACATGGAGACCGATTTACATCACGTATCCTGCATCCAAATGAATTAGCAAAACTTCCCAAGCACCCTGTAGCATATCTTGCAGCTCGTTTTGCCGCAAAAGAGGCAGCAGTAAAAGCGCTTGGGACAGGCTTTACTCAAGGCATTCAATTTCAGGATATTGAAATCAACTCGGAGTCTTCCGGCAAACCTGTTCTCGTTTTACATAACAAAGCAGCAGAAGTTGCAGATACACTCTCCGCAACCAATTATCATGTCAGCTTAACGCATGGCAGAGATACAGCATCTGCTGTAGTTATCCTCGAGTCTTTATAG
- a CDS encoding NAD(P)H-hydrate dehydratase yields the protein MAYIPLPTPAEMNSWDTQAITTFGIREEILMENASREALHVLLDLTGSVAGKRILAFMGSGNNGGDAAAIARHLHTLGANVLLLHTKQVRKYTKTTGYHFKLARNIDTPHALLTPQNAARLLQHEQPDIIIDGLLGTGMRGTLSSDKSVLINQLNALGEKAFVLALDIPSGLHGRLGTVDPIAVKADATVTFEAAKCGLAMPETKQWVGDLYVRPIGIPAQVRTFHPASNVGMTDSVLSFRRPLSETMHKGSAGKVLIIGGSKGLTGAPHLSALGAMRSGAGYTTVASPALLTQEIKAGQPEILTLAIGTSDEWSTHVPDAVKKAIEGADSLIIGPGMGRSTNAAHFLKELIALDRPPSVFDADALYHLAEHENLLQSLSDRDILTPHPGEMARLCQKSITEIQADRLTSARLLADSFAGAVILKGAASCIVQRGKPTVISPFCTPTLAVAGSGDVLSGILGTHLSHDIPTLEAACLGVYEHGLAGEFLEKQFPHRGNLPQEIAHALPKAVREYLCSQPST from the coding sequence ATGGCTTACATTCCACTGCCCACACCGGCAGAAATGAACAGCTGGGATACTCAGGCAATTACGACCTTTGGTATCCGTGAAGAAATTCTTATGGAAAACGCCAGTCGGGAAGCACTGCATGTGCTTCTCGATCTGACGGGTTCCGTCGCAGGCAAACGTATTCTTGCATTTATGGGAAGTGGAAATAACGGTGGCGACGCTGCCGCTATTGCAAGGCACTTACATACCCTCGGTGCAAATGTTCTGTTGCTTCACACCAAGCAAGTACGAAAATATACCAAAACAACTGGTTACCACTTCAAATTAGCCAGAAACATAGACACGCCGCACGCGCTGCTTACGCCACAAAATGCCGCACGCCTTTTGCAGCATGAACAGCCGGATATCATTATTGACGGGCTCCTCGGTACTGGCATGCGCGGCACACTGTCCTCAGACAAATCAGTTCTCATCAACCAGCTTAATGCGCTGGGAGAAAAAGCTTTCGTTCTTGCTTTGGATATTCCTTCAGGACTACACGGCAGGCTAGGAACAGTTGACCCTATTGCAGTAAAAGCTGATGCTACTGTTACATTTGAAGCAGCCAAGTGTGGACTTGCCATGCCGGAAACCAAGCAATGGGTTGGCGATCTATACGTACGCCCCATCGGTATTCCTGCACAGGTACGGACATTCCATCCTGCGTCCAATGTAGGCATGACAGACAGCGTCCTCTCTTTTCGAAGACCATTATCTGAAACGATGCATAAAGGATCTGCTGGCAAAGTGCTCATTATCGGCGGGTCAAAAGGGCTTACCGGAGCACCGCACTTATCTGCCCTCGGAGCCATGCGCTCAGGTGCTGGCTACACTACAGTTGCATCTCCTGCCCTGCTCACACAAGAAATTAAGGCGGGACAACCAGAAATTTTAACACTAGCCATCGGGACATCGGACGAATGGTCGACTCATGTTCCCGATGCAGTAAAAAAAGCCATAGAGGGTGCAGACAGCCTCATCATCGGTCCCGGCATGGGACGTTCCACCAATGCAGCTCACTTCTTAAAAGAGCTTATTGCACTGGATCGCCCACCGTCGGTTTTCGATGCTGACGCTCTCTATCATCTTGCTGAACATGAAAATCTTCTACAATCATTGTCAGACAGAGATATCCTGACCCCGCATCCGGGGGAAATGGCTAGGCTCTGTCAAAAATCAATTACAGAAATACAGGCAGACAGACTTACTTCAGCCAGATTACTCGCTGATTCTTTCGCAGGTGCTGTTATACTTAAAGGAGCAGCAAGCTGCATAGTACAGCGTGGAAAACCGACCGTCATTTCTCCATTCTGCACACCTACTCTTGCCGTTGCGGGATCAGGAGATGTTTTATCGGGAATACTAGGAACGCATCTTTCACACGATATTCCTACACTGGAAGCTGCCTGCCTTGGAGTCTATGAACACGGGCTTGCTGGTGAGTTTCTTGAAAAGCAATTTCCTCACCGAGGTAATTTACCACAAGAGATCGCGCATGCTTTGCCAAAAGCCGTAAGGGAGTACCTA